The following are encoded together in the Lathyrus oleraceus cultivar Zhongwan6 chromosome 3, CAAS_Psat_ZW6_1.0, whole genome shotgun sequence genome:
- the LOC127131379 gene encoding uncharacterized protein LOC127131379 gives MRPNGLDVSFGFLAPATVNLVLILNRPDTVTEYVLRILMDNKDAEKLFFIPFNTGGHWLLLAINPIREIVYYLDSLGNDWTTYPDMKVLIDTVLQAFRAQRVIQTSRRAANLDGSCFNSPKQVEILAYGR, from the exons atgcgccccaatggtttggacgtgtcattcggattcttagcacccgcgaccgtcaacttagttttaatcttaaatagaccggataccgtgacggagtacgttcttcggatcctcatggacaataaagatgcggagaagttgttttttataccgtttaataccgg tggacattggttgttgctcgcaatcaatcctatccgagaaattgtgtattatcttgactcgttaggaaatgattggacaacatacccggatatgaaggtcctaattgacac cgtcctacaagcttttcgggcccaacgagttatccaaacctcaaggaggg CTGCGAATCTTGATGGTTCTTGCTTCAATTCACCAAAACAGGTGGAGATCTTGGCTTATGGAAGATGA